In one bacterium genomic region, the following are encoded:
- the ftsY gene encoding signal recognition particle-docking protein FtsY yields MFHDSVHNNRELITRQAEKMDTMLQKLMNIIEQYGSGNPQFDLSLVLFVLIAFAIGLIALSLFAGGRKKKSSLDTISEGRDRLTALAGKFEKLEMNANSSRTELRREVELLKGRVEKLEQGAGIAFTPPVGDPEILETDEGVAVSSADDIEQNSIEMAAPKGMKIDKPSDDVGGLSESVASEDRVASEDRVASEERVASEDRELKDEKSAEPKSLSSGLTKTRSGFFRKMREVFSGRSVIDEETLEELQAFLVSADLGLKMVDSLIERLREDVRRGDAVTEEALLETLRANVSTRLQQVGLEVHPIEPTRRDGGPTVVMMVGVNGVGKTTSTAKLALQWKLKGAKVLMVGADTFRAAASLQLQKWGEELDIAVHVGDEGAKPAAVVYDAMEKANMEQYDVVLIDTAGRLHTKGNLMQELEGIKNIVRKSQPDAPHEILLVIDGTTGQNALQQAQEFHSSVRLTGLVVTKLDGTARGGMVVAVQDELGVPVRYIGIGEAAEDLRLFEVSSFIAALFNREDISELSAPSAHAKRRRRRREENHEAVAETFS; encoded by the coding sequence TTGTTTCACGACTCTGTTCACAACAATAGAGAGCTCATAACAAGACAAGCGGAGAAGATGGATACCATGCTACAGAAACTGATGAATATTATAGAGCAATACGGAAGTGGAAACCCCCAGTTTGATCTCTCTCTTGTTCTTTTCGTGCTGATTGCATTCGCCATTGGACTGATCGCTCTTTCGCTCTTTGCCGGCGGACGAAAAAAGAAAAGCTCCTTAGACACCATCTCTGAAGGACGCGATCGATTAACAGCACTGGCTGGAAAGTTTGAGAAGTTAGAGATGAATGCGAATTCATCCCGGACTGAGCTGAGGCGCGAGGTCGAACTCTTAAAGGGCAGGGTTGAAAAGCTCGAGCAAGGTGCGGGCATAGCTTTTACTCCGCCAGTAGGAGATCCAGAGATTTTGGAAACAGATGAGGGGGTAGCAGTCTCATCGGCCGATGATATTGAGCAAAATTCAATCGAGATGGCGGCGCCCAAGGGGATGAAGATCGACAAGCCGAGTGATGACGTCGGTGGGTTATCAGAGTCGGTCGCGAGTGAAGACAGGGTCGCGAGTGAAGACAGGGTCGCGAGTGAAGAGAGGGTCGCGAGTGAAGATAGGGAGCTGAAAGATGAGAAGAGCGCAGAGCCGAAGAGTCTTTCTTCGGGTTTAACCAAGACTCGCTCTGGATTTTTTAGAAAAATGAGAGAAGTGTTTTCTGGTCGTTCTGTTATTGACGAAGAGACGCTAGAGGAGCTTCAGGCTTTTCTGGTCAGTGCAGATCTTGGACTGAAGATGGTTGATTCGCTGATAGAGCGATTACGAGAAGACGTTCGGCGGGGCGATGCCGTCACAGAGGAGGCATTGTTGGAAACGCTTCGAGCGAACGTAAGCACGAGGCTTCAGCAGGTGGGGCTAGAGGTTCATCCGATTGAGCCGACTCGGAGAGACGGTGGCCCTACTGTTGTTATGATGGTTGGGGTGAACGGAGTTGGAAAAACAACGAGTACTGCCAAGTTGGCTCTTCAATGGAAGTTGAAGGGAGCAAAGGTTCTGATGGTTGGAGCGGATACATTTAGAGCCGCCGCTTCTCTCCAGCTACAAAAATGGGGGGAAGAACTCGACATCGCTGTACATGTAGGAGATGAAGGAGCAAAACCCGCTGCCGTTGTCTACGATGCAATGGAAAAAGCAAATATGGAGCAGTATGATGTAGTTCTGATAGACACGGCAGGACGATTGCATACCAAGGGCAACCTGATGCAAGAGCTTGAGGGTATCAAGAATATAGTCAGAAAGAGTCAGCCCGATGCTCCTCATGAAATCTTACTCGTTATTGATGGAACTACGGGGCAAAATGCTTTGCAGCAGGCGCAAGAATTTCATAGCAGTGTTCGGCTAACAGGCTTGGTTGTAACCAAACTCGACGGCACCGCTCGTGGCGGCATGGTCGTTGCTGTGCAAGATGAGTTGGGTGTGCCTGTTCGCTACATTGGTATCGGTGAAGCAGCAGAAGATCTGCGTCTCTTTGAAGTGTCATCCTTTATAGCGGCTCTATTTAATAGAGAAGATATAAGTGAATTGTCGGCTCCGAGTGCGCATGCAAAGCGTCGCCGTCGTAGGCGTGAAGAAAATCATGAGGCTGTTGCCGAAACATTTTCATAA
- a CDS encoding TIGR03960 family B12-binding radical SAM protein encodes MEDKGSMSCSQEISDSHLLNVTKPAQYLGGEKGSIVKNDSEVALRMCLAFPDTYEVGMSHTGYQILYDLINRDERFWAERAYTPLPDMEQILRKNQMRLTSLESKRPLSEFEIVGFSLQYELCMSGILQMLDLGGIPLLQSERKEKDPLIIGGGPVAYHPEPFADFFDCFLIGDGEELVPEFLEAVLRCKQLTRHEQLREFSRIPGVYVPAFFSPNYGEDRSFQGFTPRYSDYTAVNRRVLASLENAPFPKQPIVPNIKTVHDRLAVEVMRGCVRGCRFCQAGYLYRPQRERAPEEIRELTREALQQTGFEELSLLSLSTADYCSILPLLKILKDEFAESDKLAISFPSTRVDALTPELLQEVQPVRRTGFTMAPEAGTQRLRDVINKGVTDQQIIDTCKNVLKLGWSSIKLYFMIGLPTETDEDILGILDIATRVQALTRKGQQITISVSTHVPKPHTPFQWSEQISEVETKRRQELLFRELRKRKIFYRYHESQASFLEGVFARGDRKLSAVILKAYQLGTRQDGWMEQLSFDLWMQAFEACQIDPHGYLREKSGDDPLPWDHISCDIPKRWFLKEWQRAQRTTTTPDCLTKSCSTCGSCDYDGVRNVLFDRARSESRLAIISPPWQPILDKKAEGASNDEILQLLKGSRQRTATPKPEQSVYTLKEYLKTEMAEDGVRGVAVPAESAFRYRLTYTKIGHARFHGHLEMASMLFRSARRANLPVAFSRGFTPRPRFAFGPPIQLGVESSAELVDVILTEKMNEDTMVRELNKTLPEGLSIIQAESLPRNAKNIPAHNVTSTFIARLSGTSLSPHSEKVLATTSLVEMIGPNWQGKTVTRRRKQKETTHAITDFVKDVHPEDHQVRFSITSLPDGRTLKPLEVVDSLTGLSAIEFLVRKVSSI; translated from the coding sequence ATGGAGGATAAAGGCAGTATGTCATGCTCACAAGAAATCTCCGATTCCCACCTTCTGAATGTTACGAAGCCTGCTCAGTACTTAGGAGGCGAAAAGGGCTCTATCGTCAAAAACGACTCTGAAGTGGCTTTGCGCATGTGCTTGGCTTTTCCAGATACCTATGAGGTGGGAATGTCTCACACGGGGTATCAGATTTTGTATGACCTCATCAATCGGGATGAAAGATTCTGGGCCGAACGCGCCTACACCCCGCTACCAGACATGGAGCAAATCCTCAGAAAAAATCAAATGAGGCTCACCTCACTTGAATCAAAGCGACCACTGTCTGAGTTTGAGATAGTAGGGTTTAGCCTTCAGTATGAACTGTGCATGTCAGGAATCTTACAAATGCTTGATCTTGGAGGGATTCCTCTTCTGCAATCTGAGAGGAAAGAAAAAGATCCTCTTATCATTGGCGGAGGTCCCGTTGCATATCATCCTGAGCCCTTTGCTGATTTCTTTGACTGCTTTCTTATAGGAGACGGCGAAGAGCTCGTACCTGAATTTCTTGAAGCGGTCTTACGCTGCAAACAGCTAACACGGCACGAACAATTAAGAGAATTTTCTCGAATTCCTGGGGTGTATGTTCCGGCCTTTTTTAGTCCAAACTACGGAGAAGACCGCTCCTTTCAAGGATTCACGCCTCGCTACTCAGACTATACAGCAGTAAATCGCAGAGTACTGGCATCCCTAGAGAATGCACCCTTTCCCAAACAGCCTATTGTACCGAATATTAAAACCGTGCACGACCGTCTGGCCGTTGAGGTGATGCGTGGATGCGTTCGTGGCTGCCGCTTTTGTCAAGCAGGATACCTCTATCGACCGCAACGTGAGAGGGCTCCAGAGGAGATTAGAGAACTCACCCGCGAAGCACTTCAACAAACGGGCTTTGAAGAGCTATCTCTTTTATCGCTCAGCACCGCTGATTACTGCAGCATTCTGCCTCTGCTCAAAATCCTGAAAGACGAATTCGCAGAAAGTGATAAGCTCGCAATTTCATTCCCTTCTACGAGAGTTGATGCTCTGACTCCCGAACTCTTACAAGAGGTTCAGCCTGTTCGACGCACCGGTTTTACCATGGCTCCTGAAGCTGGCACGCAACGACTGAGGGATGTGATCAATAAGGGGGTAACCGATCAACAAATTATTGATACCTGTAAAAATGTTCTGAAGCTTGGATGGTCAAGCATTAAGCTCTATTTCATGATTGGACTGCCGACGGAAACCGATGAAGATATCTTGGGAATTCTCGATATCGCTACTCGAGTTCAAGCACTTACGCGCAAAGGTCAGCAAATTACCATTAGTGTCTCGACCCATGTTCCAAAACCTCATACCCCATTCCAATGGTCAGAGCAGATATCAGAAGTCGAGACGAAAAGAAGACAAGAGCTCCTCTTCCGTGAGCTCAGGAAAAGAAAGATTTTTTATCGATACCATGAATCTCAGGCGAGCTTTCTTGAAGGAGTATTTGCACGTGGTGATAGAAAACTGAGCGCCGTGATACTTAAAGCATACCAACTAGGAACACGCCAAGATGGATGGATGGAGCAACTTTCTTTCGATCTCTGGATGCAGGCCTTCGAAGCGTGTCAAATAGACCCTCATGGTTATCTCAGAGAAAAATCGGGCGATGATCCGCTTCCATGGGATCATATCAGTTGTGATATCCCAAAGCGCTGGTTCCTCAAGGAATGGCAGAGGGCCCAGCGTACAACAACAACACCAGACTGTTTAACCAAGAGCTGTTCTACCTGTGGATCGTGCGACTATGATGGGGTGAGAAATGTTCTCTTTGATCGAGCCCGAAGCGAAAGTCGCCTCGCAATTATCTCTCCTCCCTGGCAACCAATACTTGATAAAAAGGCGGAGGGGGCATCAAACGACGAAATCCTGCAACTATTGAAAGGCTCTAGACAAAGGACAGCGACTCCAAAGCCAGAACAGTCTGTATATACACTGAAAGAGTACTTAAAAACCGAGATGGCTGAGGATGGCGTCCGAGGCGTGGCTGTACCAGCCGAATCCGCATTTCGCTATCGTCTTACTTACACGAAAATTGGTCATGCTCGATTTCATGGACATCTTGAAATGGCATCAATGCTCTTTCGTTCAGCGCGGAGAGCGAATTTACCAGTCGCCTTCTCTCGAGGATTTACTCCAAGACCTCGATTTGCATTCGGGCCACCAATCCAGCTTGGAGTTGAAAGCTCTGCTGAACTTGTTGACGTCATCCTCACTGAAAAAATGAACGAAGACACGATGGTCCGAGAACTCAACAAAACACTCCCGGAGGGCCTTTCAATTATTCAGGCTGAATCCCTACCCCGAAATGCGAAAAATATTCCTGCTCATAATGTCACTTCCACATTCATTGCTCGTCTTTCAGGCACTTCTTTGTCTCCGCATTCCGAAAAGGTGCTAGCAACGACATCACTTGTTGAAATGATCGGTCCAAACTGGCAAGGCAAAACTGTCACGCGACGGAGAAAGCAAAAAGAAACAACTCATGCAATTACTGACTTCGTAAAGGATGTCCATCCAGAAGACCACCAAGTGCGGTTTTCTATTACTTCTCTTCCGGATGGAAGGACTCTAAAGCCCCTTGAGGTCGTTGATTCTTTAACGGGACTTTCAGCTATAGAATTCTTGGTGAGAAAAGTCAGCTCGATATAG
- the pgsA gene encoding CDP-diacylglycerol--glycerol-3-phosphate 3-phosphatidyltransferase — MRIMIPNIVSLLRLIGIPVLLFFMAIRAELPWWSTSMFFLLLAVTDVVDGWLARKLDAETDFGALLDPLIDKLLILCPLITLVGMRSVETNYVIVPAWMVVLLLARELWITGLRGLAATRGVVIQAAELGKLKTLLQVIAVTFLLIEDITLFEWSRQQITAQYIGLQSLLGAIILAYISGLEYTMQFFRVVSNSAPVQPTQKGRKSSSFLLGRRA, encoded by the coding sequence ATGAGAATAATGATCCCCAATATTGTTTCACTTCTCCGATTAATCGGTATTCCAGTGTTATTATTTTTTATGGCGATACGCGCTGAATTGCCGTGGTGGTCTACCAGCATGTTTTTTCTTCTACTTGCGGTTACGGATGTGGTCGATGGCTGGTTGGCTCGCAAACTTGATGCTGAAACAGACTTCGGTGCGTTGCTTGACCCTCTTATCGATAAGTTGTTGATCCTCTGTCCCTTGATTACTCTGGTCGGCATGCGTTCCGTAGAAACAAACTATGTGATTGTTCCAGCATGGATGGTTGTCTTGCTCCTTGCGCGTGAGTTGTGGATTACGGGACTTCGTGGTTTGGCCGCTACCAGGGGAGTCGTCATTCAAGCGGCTGAGCTTGGAAAGCTGAAAACATTGCTTCAAGTGATTGCAGTTACTTTTCTGTTGATTGAGGATATCACTCTCTTTGAGTGGTCCCGCCAACAAATTACTGCCCAGTATATAGGTCTTCAGAGCTTACTCGGTGCTATTATCTTGGCGTATATTAGTGGCCTCGAGTACACCATGCAATTTTTTCGCGTTGTATCGAATTCTGCTCCCGTTCAACCGACACAGAAGGGAAGAAAGTCATCCTCTTTTCTTCTCGGGCGTCGAGCGTAG
- a CDS encoding DUF4124 domain-containing protein has protein sequence MRDRRYSIVFLLLLIVALFLPSTVCADGKIYVYTDSHGVVRFSSKPPPAGVEARIFEGRKSGFSWYRGGKRPPARLFKHRYSTVIHSVAREYGVKTSLIRAVIHVESAYDPAAVSPKGALGLMQIMPFHLKSLGIEDPFEPSQNIQGGVKLLSKLLKQYDGDTKIMLAAYNAGENAVKKFNGIPPFSETQNYIRKVLQLQSLYAEAGA, from the coding sequence ATGCGAGACCGCAGATATTCTATTGTTTTTCTATTGCTCCTTATTGTAGCACTCTTCCTCCCGTCGACTGTATGTGCTGATGGAAAAATTTATGTATACACAGACTCCCACGGGGTCGTGAGATTCTCTTCAAAGCCTCCTCCTGCAGGAGTAGAGGCTCGTATTTTTGAAGGAAGAAAAAGCGGATTCTCTTGGTATCGAGGAGGAAAGAGGCCCCCAGCAAGACTGTTTAAACATCGCTACTCTACAGTTATTCATTCAGTAGCGCGTGAGTATGGAGTCAAAACGTCTCTTATTCGTGCTGTCATTCACGTTGAATCTGCCTATGACCCTGCGGCTGTTTCCCCGAAGGGCGCCCTCGGTTTAATGCAGATCATGCCTTTTCATCTCAAGTCTCTTGGAATTGAGGATCCTTTCGAGCCCAGTCAGAATATACAGGGAGGGGTCAAACTTCTGTCGAAGTTATTGAAGCAATATGATGGGGATACAAAAATCATGTTGGCAGCATACAATGCTGGAGAAAATGCTGTAAAAAAGTTTAATGGAATACCACCATTTTCAGAGACGCAGAATTATATTCGAAAAGTTCTGCAACTTCAGAGCTTATATGCGGAGGCTGGGGCTTAG
- a CDS encoding flagellin FliC: MAVTLGNNIASLQAQRRLGIATDQLGRTFERLSSGQRINKASDDAAGLAIADSLRVEQRIGIVAIRNANDGISSIAVADSALGEIGNVLSRLAELAEQSANGVFSVVQRSALANEFVSLASEIERIAVTTEFNGVKLLSGSNTLTLQVGFDSTSTSQISFSGVQGTLSSLGLASSGSSALSYSINESTTDGGQSAARAALDAVQNAIQSLASTRGTLGATEARLNVAINNLAVARENLAAAESRIRDVDVASEAAELTRLNILQQAGASVLAQANQQPTLALNLLS; encoded by the coding sequence ATGGCTGTTACTCTTGGAAACAATATCGCGTCCCTTCAGGCGCAACGTCGACTCGGAATAGCGACTGACCAACTAGGAAGAACCTTTGAACGTCTAAGTTCTGGTCAGCGTATTAATAAGGCGAGTGACGATGCGGCTGGTCTTGCTATTGCTGACTCTCTTCGTGTGGAACAAAGGATTGGTATCGTAGCGATTCGAAATGCTAATGATGGTATCTCGAGTATTGCGGTTGCTGATTCGGCTCTCGGAGAGATTGGAAACGTACTTAGTCGACTTGCAGAACTTGCAGAACAATCCGCAAACGGTGTGTTCTCAGTGGTTCAGCGTTCAGCTCTGGCGAATGAATTCGTATCACTTGCTTCAGAGATTGAGCGAATCGCAGTAACAACAGAGTTCAACGGTGTTAAACTGTTATCGGGCTCTAATACCCTTACCTTACAAGTTGGTTTTGACTCAACGTCTACCTCTCAGATCTCCTTTAGTGGGGTCCAGGGAACGTTGTCATCGCTCGGACTTGCATCGTCAGGGAGTTCAGCACTCTCGTATTCAATCAACGAGTCTACAACTGACGGAGGTCAGTCGGCAGCTCGCGCGGCTTTGGATGCGGTGCAGAATGCGATTCAGTCACTTGCTTCTACCCGAGGTACTCTTGGTGCAACAGAAGCTCGATTGAATGTTGCGATTAATAACCTTGCTGTTGCTAGAGAAAACCTAGCTGCTGCGGAAAGCCGAATTCGAGATGTGGACGTTGCATCAGAAGCGGCTGAATTAACGCGACTCAACATTCTTCAGCAGGCTGGTGCTTCGGTTCTTGCCCAAGCAAACCAGCAGCCGACATTGGCTCTTAACCTACTCAGTTAG
- a CDS encoding flagellin FliC has translation MGITLGTNISSLQGQRRLALSTDALTRTYEKLSSGQRINKASDDAAGLAIADSLRADQRIASVAIRNANDGISTIAIADSALGEIGNVLSRLAELAEQSANGVYSNSQRSALQNEFTSLASEIERIASTTVFNGVALISGGATTTLQVGFSSASTSQIQFSGVQGTLAALGLATTGSSALNYSITAAGSDAAQSASRFALDAVNSAITSLAVQRGNLGATEARLSVAIKNLSISRENFAAAESRIRDVDVASESAELTRLNILQQAGAAVLAQANQQPQLALSLIG, from the coding sequence ATGGGTATTACTCTTGGTACTAACATATCATCCCTTCAGGGTCAGAGGAGACTCGCCCTGAGCACTGACGCTCTAACGCGCACGTACGAAAAGCTGAGTTCAGGTCAGCGTATTAATAAGGCGAGTGACGATGCAGCTGGTCTTGCGATCGCTGACTCCCTAAGAGCTGACCAACGAATTGCCTCAGTGGCAATTCGAAACGCGAACGACGGTATCTCGACGATTGCCATTGCTGATTCGGCTCTCGGAGAGATTGGAAACGTACTTAGTCGACTTGCAGAACTTGCAGAACAATCCGCAAACGGTGTTTACTCAAATTCTCAGCGCTCCGCGCTTCAGAATGAGTTTACTTCACTCGCTTCAGAAATTGAGCGAATTGCTTCGACCACCGTGTTTAACGGGGTTGCTCTCATCTCTGGTGGTGCCACAACCACTCTCCAGGTCGGCTTTAGTTCTGCCTCTACCTCTCAGATTCAGTTCTCAGGGGTACAAGGAACACTAGCAGCGCTCGGATTGGCTACTACGGGGTCTTCAGCCCTGAATTACTCAATTACGGCAGCCGGAAGTGATGCAGCTCAGTCGGCATCACGATTTGCACTTGATGCAGTAAACTCTGCGATTACCTCTCTTGCGGTACAGCGCGGAAATCTCGGTGCAACTGAGGCTCGTCTCAGTGTAGCGATTAAAAATCTCTCGATCTCTCGAGAGAATTTCGCTGCTGCTGAAAGCCGCATTCGTGATGTGGATGTAGCTTCAGAATCTGCTGAGCTGACTCGGTTGAATATTCTTCAACAGGCTGGTGCAGCAGTGCTTGCACAGGCTAACCAGCAGCCACAGCTAGCATTATCCCTAATTGGATAA
- a CDS encoding flagellin FliC — MGITLGTNISSLQGQRRLALSTDALSRTFERLSSGQRINRAADDAAGLAIADSLRADQRIANVAIRNANDGISTIAIADSALGEIGNVLSRLAELAEQSANGVYSNDQRSALQNEFLSLASEIERIAVTTVFNGVNLLSGGGTTTLQVGFDSASTSQISFAGVEGTLQALGLANTGSSAISYSISASTGDGAQSAARAALDAVNNAISSLAIQRGNLGASEARLSVAIKNLSVSRENFAAAESRIRDVDVAEESAELTRLNILQQAGAAVLAQANQQPQLALQLLG, encoded by the coding sequence ATGGGTATCACACTTGGCACAAACATATCTTCTTTACAGGGTCAAAGACGACTCGCACTAAGCACTGATGCGCTTAGTCGTACCTTTGAACGTTTAAGCTCAGGTCAGAGAATCAACCGAGCTGCAGATGATGCGGCTGGATTAGCAATCGCTGACTCCCTGAGAGCCGATCAACGAATAGCAAATGTTGCTATTCGAAATGCAAATGATGGAATATCAACGATTGCCATTGCTGATTCGGCACTAGGAGAGATCGGAAACGTTCTTAGTCGACTTGCAGAACTTGCAGAACAGTCAGCTAACGGAGTGTATTCGAATGACCAACGTTCAGCACTTCAAAACGAATTTCTTTCTCTTGCATCCGAGATTGAGCGAATTGCTGTCACCACCGTTTTTAACGGAGTAAACCTTCTTTCTGGTGGTGGTACGACGACGCTTCAAGTTGGGTTTGATTCAGCTTCAACATCGCAGATATCATTTGCTGGAGTTGAAGGAACCCTACAAGCTCTTGGCCTTGCGAACACTGGAAGTTCTGCGATTTCATATTCTATCTCGGCCTCCACTGGAGATGGAGCACAATCCGCTGCACGTGCTGCACTTGATGCAGTCAATAATGCAATTAGCTCTCTAGCAATACAGAGAGGGAATCTCGGTGCTTCAGAAGCGCGATTAAGCGTCGCAATCAAGAATCTCTCTGTCTCTCGCGAGAACTTCGCAGCTGCAGAGAGCCGAATTCGCGACGTTGACGTAGCGGAGGAGTCAGCTGAATTAACGCGACTGAACATTCTTCAGCAGGCTGGTGCTGCCGTTCTTGCTCAGGCAAATCAGCAACCTCAGCTGGCACTTCAGCTTCTCGGCTAA
- a CDS encoding thiolase family protein has protein sequence MTRVALVGGKRSPFTRAGTLLKKFSFLDLGIHVAEKTVEDLELSPSDLDEIAFSTVLLDPRFPNAARELVLRSSLPKSLSGHFVSNNCISGLVAVNLIRDGIACGRIQSGLAGGAESMSQPSLTLRRDAEKFFLNLSMARGFKNQLKAALKFKPGYLLPVPPSPKEPSTGLTMGQHCELTAKEFGIKREEQDEWALRSHKRAAAAKESGILDTEIAPIEGVDSDNFIRKETSQEKLASLRPVFDRTASGTLTAGNSSGLTDGSSLVCLMSEEKVKAEGREALAYIDAIEFAAIDPKDGLLMAPALALPRLLERQGLGVADIDIFEIHEAFSAQVIANRMAWAQGWSKYPKLKPFGDIPDEKINMNGGSIAIGHPFAATGGRLLLSAAGELKRSGKKRAVISICAAGAMAGAVLLSRD, from the coding sequence ATGACCAGAGTCGCGCTCGTTGGAGGAAAAAGATCTCCATTTACACGAGCTGGAACACTTTTGAAAAAGTTCTCATTTCTAGATCTCGGGATTCATGTGGCGGAGAAGACAGTTGAAGATCTTGAGCTTTCTCCATCAGACCTCGATGAAATAGCCTTTAGCACAGTTCTCTTAGATCCTCGATTCCCGAATGCCGCTCGTGAGCTTGTCTTGCGCTCTAGTCTTCCGAAGAGTCTCTCTGGTCATTTTGTATCAAATAATTGTATCAGTGGATTAGTCGCAGTGAACCTCATTCGGGATGGAATCGCGTGTGGGCGAATTCAGAGTGGACTTGCTGGTGGTGCTGAATCGATGTCTCAGCCTTCGCTGACTCTTCGGCGTGACGCGGAGAAATTTTTTCTTAACTTGAGTATGGCTCGAGGATTCAAAAACCAATTGAAAGCGGCGCTGAAATTTAAGCCAGGGTATCTCCTTCCTGTTCCTCCGAGTCCTAAGGAGCCCTCAACCGGGCTGACGATGGGACAGCACTGCGAGCTCACTGCAAAGGAGTTCGGTATTAAACGTGAGGAACAAGACGAATGGGCACTGCGGAGTCATAAGAGAGCAGCAGCAGCGAAGGAGTCTGGAATACTTGATACAGAAATCGCGCCGATTGAGGGAGTTGATAGCGATAACTTCATTCGAAAGGAAACTTCACAAGAAAAGCTCGCTAGTCTGCGACCAGTTTTCGACCGGACTGCATCGGGGACTCTGACAGCAGGAAATTCGAGTGGGCTCACAGACGGTTCTTCTCTGGTGTGCCTCATGTCTGAGGAGAAGGTAAAGGCAGAGGGAAGAGAAGCCCTCGCATATATCGATGCCATAGAGTTTGCTGCCATTGACCCGAAAGATGGGCTCTTAATGGCTCCAGCACTTGCACTCCCGAGATTACTGGAGCGCCAGGGGCTCGGTGTCGCTGATATAGATATTTTTGAGATTCATGAGGCATTCTCTGCGCAAGTTATTGCCAATCGGATGGCTTGGGCCCAGGGATGGAGTAAATATCCAAAATTGAAGCCGTTTGGTGATATCCCTGATGAGAAGATAAACATGAATGGAGGCTCAATCGCTATCGGTCATCCATTTGCTGCAACGGGTGGACGTCTTCTTTTAAGTGCTGCGGGAGAGTTAAAACGGAGTGGAAAAAAGCGGGCAGTTATCAGTATCTGTGCCGCTGGAGCTATGGCAGGGGCGGTACTACTTTCAAGAGATTAG
- the trxA gene encoding thioredoxin: MSENVKAIADSNFEQEVLESSLPTLVDFWAPWCGPCKSIAPILEELASEFDGKVKIVKMNVDENPSTPSQYSVRGIPNLVLFKGGEVIDQIVGAVPKEQLSDAINKAL; this comes from the coding sequence ATGTCAGAAAATGTTAAAGCGATTGCTGATTCGAACTTTGAACAAGAGGTTCTTGAATCTTCTCTTCCAACTTTAGTTGACTTTTGGGCTCCCTGGTGTGGTCCGTGTAAAAGCATCGCTCCTATTTTAGAGGAACTTGCCAGTGAGTTCGACGGCAAGGTGAAAATAGTAAAAATGAATGTAGATGAAAATCCATCAACTCCATCCCAATACTCAGTACGGGGAATACCAAACTTAGTATTGTTCAAAGGTGGAGAGGTAATCGATCAAATCGTGGGAGCTGTACCAAAGGAACAACTCTCAGACGCTATTAATAAAGCACTCTAG